Genomic segment of Serinicoccus hydrothermalis:
GGTCGAGCATGTGGTCGTAGAACCCGATGCCGGTGCTGATCTCGCTGCCGCCGGTCGCGTCCAGGTCCACCTCGACCGTGATCGCGGTCTCGGAGGTCGCGCGCTCGACCCGGGCGGTGCGCGGCGCGTCCGCGAGCTCGTGCGCGATCTGCGGCCAGGTGGTGCGGCTCCGGTCATCGTCGGTCCCCTCCCCGCCCAGCAGGTATGCCGGGATCCCCAGGTTGTCGGCGAACTCCCGGTCGGTGCCGCGGTCGCCGACCATGACGCTGCGGTCCCAGTCGACGCCGCGGTCCTTGAGCAGGTGGGCGACCATGCCGATGCCGGGCTTGCGGGTCCAGGGTGCCTCGGGCCCGCCGTGGTGGCGGTCGATGAAGACGTCCCGGAAGGTGATGCCCTGGCTGCCGAGCAGTTGCATGACGAGCCGGTGCGGCCCCTCGAAGTCGGGCGTGGGCAAGGACTCGGTGCCCAGGCCGTCCTGGTTGCTCACCATGACGAGGTCGAAGCCCGCCGCCTGGATCCGCAGCAGCGCGGGGATGACGCCGTCGACGAGCGCCACCTTGTCCAGCGCGTCGATCTGGTGGTCCTCCGGCTCGACGATGATCGTGCCGTCGCGGTCGACGAAGCAGATCGGGCGGGGGCTCATGCGGGGGTCTCCTCGGTCGTGGGGGCGGGTCGTGCGCTGGTCAGGGCCTCGCGCAGGGCGCTCATCTCGGGTCCGGTCCCGATGGTGATGCGCAGGGCGTCGTGCAGGCCGGGCAGGTGGCGCATGTCGCGGACCACGATCCCGGCGGCACCCAGGGTATGCAGCAGGGCGTCGGGGTCGTCGCAGCGCACCAGGAAGAAGTTGGCCTCGCTGGCATACACGGTGCGCACTCCGTCGAGGTCGCGCAGCCACCGGCCGACCTGGTCGCGCAGCCGGAGCACGTCGCCGACGTGCTGCCTCGTCGCGTGCAGGACCTCCTCGGACAGGGCCCGCAGGGCCAGCTCGGTGACCGGCGCCGGCAACGGGTAGGGCGCCTGCACCCGGCGCAGCACCGCGACGAGGTCCGGGTGGGCCAGCGCGATGCCGACGCGCGCGCCGGCGAGCGCGTGCGCCTTGGACAGGGTGCGCAGCACGACGAGGGTCGGGTGCTCCTCGAGCAGGGTGATCGCGGAGCGCTGCGCGGCGAACTCGCCGTAGGCCTCGTCGACCACGACGACGGCCTGGTCGGCCAGCTCCTCGGTCAGAGCTGCGATCTCGCGCAGCGGCACCACGGAGCCGGTGGGGTTGCCCGGCGAGGCCAGGAAGACCAGCCGGGCACCCTTGTCCCGGACGGCCCGTGCGACGGCGGCCGTGTCGACCCGCCAACGCAGCTCGTCGTCGGTCTGGGGCACGTCGATCACCGGCACGCCGTGCAACCGGGCGGAGACGGCATACATGCCGAACGTCGGGGACGTCACCACGACGCCGTCGCCGCCGGGGCGGCACAGGCTGCGCACGAGCAGCTCGATCGCCTCGTCGCTGCCGCGCCCGACGACCACCCGGTCCGGCGTGGTCGCCCAGAGGTCGGCGAAGGCCTCGACCAGGGCGGGTGGCTGTGGGTCCGGGTAGCGCCGGGACCCGCCCGCGTCGTCCGCGCTGCTCGCCACCCCGGACTCGTTGGCGTTGAGCCAGATCCGGTCCGGTAGGCCGGTGGGCGCGCTGGTGCGGGCCGAGGAGTACCCCGCGAAGTCGCGCAGGTCCGGGCGCACCAGGTGCGCCGGGAAGGTGGTGTCGCCGCGGGTGGTCACGGCTGCCCCTGGGTGCGGGCGAGACGGCGCGTGACCGCGCGCTGGTGGGCGTGCAGCGACTCGGCCTCGGAGAGCGTCACGGCGCACGGGCCGACGGCGGCCAGGCCCTGCGGCGTGGCGCGCTGCACGGTCATGGCGATCTGGAAGGCGCCGACGTTGACGCCGCCGGTGAAGCGCGCGGCACCCGCGGTGGGCAGCACGTGGTTGGTGCCGGAGCAGTAGTCGCCGAGCGTCTCCGGGGTGTGGTCGCCGAGGAAGACCGACCCGGCCCGGTCGATGCGCGGCACCCAGGCCGACGCGTCGCGCAGGGCGAGGATGAGGTGCTCGGGGGCGTAGTCGTTGGACACCTCGACAGCTGTGGCCAGGTCGGGGGTGACGACGAGGCGCGAGGACGCGAGCGCCTTGCGGGCGATGTCGGCGCGCGGCAGGCTCTCCACCTGCTCCTCCACCTGGGTCGCGACCGCCTCGGCCAGCGGCCGGGAGTCGGTGAGCAGGACGACCTGGCTGTCCGGGCCGTGCTCGGCCTGGGAGAGCAGGTCGGCGGCGACGAACTCGGGGTCGGCGCCGGAGTCGGCGATGACGAGCACCTCGGAGGGGCCGGCCGGCATGTCGATGCCGGGGCCGCCCTCGGCGGTGCTCACCTGGCGCTTGGCCTCGGTGACCCAGGCGTTGCCCGGTCCGAAGATCTTGTCGCAGGCCGGCACGGTCTCGGTGCCGTAGGCCAGCGCGGCGACCGCCTGGGCGCCCCCGACGAGCACGACCTGGTCGATGCCGCACTCGGCCGCGGCCGCCAGCACGGCGGGGTCGACCGTGCCGTCCGGGCGCGGCGGGGTGGCGAGCACGACCTCCGGGCAGCCGGCGAGCTGCGCCGGGATCCCGAGCATGAGCGCGGTGGAGGGCAGCGGTGCCGACCCGGCGGGGACGTAGAGACCGACCCGGCGGATCGGGCGGACCACCCGCTGGCAGACGACCCCGGGGGCGGTCTCGACGGCATACCCCTGCTGCATGCCGGCGGCGTGGAAGGTGCGGATGCGACCCGCGGCCTCGGTGATCGCCTGCCGCAGGTCCGGGTCCAGCCCGGCCACGGCGGCGTCGCGGTCCTCGGTGCTGACCCGCAGCGAGGTCAGCTCAGCGCCGTCGAGGCGGGCGGTGAGCTCGAGGAGGGCGGCGTCCCCGCCCTCGCGCACCTGGCGCAGGATGCGGGCGACCCCCTCGGTGACCTCGGGACCGGCGGCCGCGGTGCCCCGGCGCAGGGCGTCGGTCCGCGCGGTCTCGTCGAGGTCCTCCCAGGTCAGGACGTTCATGCGAGCATCCCCTCGACCGGGAGCACCATGAGGTTGTGCGCCCCGGCGCGCTTGAGGTCCTCTAGCCTCGCCCACGACACCGAGCCGTGGACGAGCATCTGCAGCGCGACCTCGTCGCGGCCGTCGACCGCCATGACGGTCGGCTCGTGGCCGCCGGGCAGCAGCGGCAGGAGGTCGTCGAGCAGCGGGCGCTCGACCCGGAGCATGAGCAACCGGGACTCCTTGAGCTGGACCGCGCCGTCGAGACGGCGCAGCAGCAGGTCGGCGATCTCCTGGCGCCCGTCGTCCAGCGGGTGCCCCGGCCCGGCGATGACTGCCTCGCTGTGCAGGATCGTCGTCACCGGCTTGAGCTGGTTGGCGCGCAGCGTGCCGCCGGTCGACACCAGGTCGCAGACGACATCGGCCTGGCCCAGCCGTGGAGCGATCTCCACCGAGCCGTTGAGGAGCACCGGCTCGGCGTCGACCCCGTGCTCCTCGAGCCAGCGGCCCAGGGTGTGGGGGTAGGAGGTGGCGATCCGCATCCCGGCCAGCTGCTCGGGGCCGGTCCACTCCTGGTCCTCGTCGATGGCGACGTCCAGCCGGCACGTGCCCCAGCCGAGCTGGCGCCACTCGGTGAGATCCGCCCCGCGGCCCTGGGCCCGCCGGGCCAGGTCGTGCTCGACGAGGACGTTGCGGCCCACGATCCCCATGTCGCAGACCCCGTCGGCGATGAGGCCGGGGATGTCGTCGTCGCGGACGAGCAGCAGGTCGACCGGCAGGCTCTCGCCGTAGCAGAAGAGCTTGTCGCGGCTCTCGCGCCAGGTGAGGCCGCAGGAGGCCAGCAGCTCGCGCGCGGGCTCGCCCAGGCGGCCGGACTTCTGGATCGCCACGCGCAGGCGGTCGCGCGGCTGGGCAGGCGGGGTCATCGGGGCCTTTCGTGGCAGGTGGGTGGCTCGGCCGGTCGGGCCGGGGGGAGCTCGGTGGTGGGTGCGCGCCGTCGGGCGGCTCAGGCCGTCGGCAGGCCCGCGGGATGCTCGTCGCGATGCTCCAGGGCGGCACGATAGCCGCCGGCGCCGGCGTCCAGGCAGCGGGCGATGCGCCCGACCGTCGTCACGCTCACGCCGGTCTCGTCGTGGATCTGGCGGTACGACATACCCTCCGCGAGCAGCGGGACCACGGACCAGCGGTCGGCCAACGCCTCGATCTCGGCCGGGGTGCACAGGTCGTCGAGGAAGGCGTCGACGGAAGCGGGGTCCGCGAGCGCGGCCAGCACCCGGGCCAGACCGTCCCGGGCCTGCGCGCCGCGGGCGGCGTCCTCACGCTGCTTCATCCCTCGTCCTTCGTGCCGTGTGATCCGGCGTGCTGTCGTAACGCGCTAGTACGCTAACACGCAGCCCCCTGCCCTCCCCAAATCCCCCGGACGTCCGACCGAGCGGACGCCGTGCCGGATGCGAGGATGCCGGTATGCGACGCGCCCTCCTCCCTGCCGCCACCGCCCTGCTCGTGCTCACCGCCTGCGGGGGCGAGGCCACCTATACCGGCGCCTCCGAGGAGAGTGGCGGTTCCGGCGAGGGCGGCGGTTCCGCGCTGTCCTGCGAGGAGCCGCCCGAGGCCCCCGGCGACGTCACGACCTACGCGCAGTCCGACCTCCCCGAGCCGGTCCCGGCCGACCCCGCGACGCTCACGGCCACCCTGGAGACGAACTGCGGCGACATCGGGCTGGAGCTCTATGCCGCGGACGCGCCGCAGACGGTGGCGTCCTTCGAGTTCCTGGCGCAGGAGGGCTACTGGGAGGACAGCGCCTGCCACCGGCTCACGACCAGCGGCATCTCCGTCCTCCAGTGCGGCGACCCGACCGGCACCGGCAGCGGTAACCCCGGATACGGCTACGGCATCGAGAACGCCCCGGAGGACGGGCTCTACCCGCCCGGCACGCTCGCGATGGCGCGCACCCAGGACCCGGAGAGCAACGGCGGGCAGTTCTTCATCGTCTACGACGACACCCAGCTGCCGGTCGAGGGCGGCGGCTACAGCATCTTCGGGCGCGTCACCTCCGGCCTGGAGATCGTCGAGGCGGTCGCGGAGGCCGGCACCGCGAGCGGCGGCGGTGACGGTGCCCCGGCCCAGCCGATCAGCCTGCTGTCGGTGAACGTCGACGGCTGACGTCGCCGGCGAGTCAGCCCACCCCTTCGGTGAGGATCCCTGCGCCTGCACCGATCCTCCCCGCTCGGAGCCATCCACCCGGTGAGGATCCCTGCGCCTGCACCGATCCTCCCCGCCCGGCGCACGCCGGCGGGTCAGACGAGCGGCTGGGCCAGCTCGACGCGCAGCGCGCTGACGACCTCGTCGCGGGGCACGCTGAACTGGTCCTGGCGGCGCAGGTCCTTGAGCGTGACCGTCCCGTCGGCCACCTCCTGCTGACCCAGGATCGCGACGAAGCGGATGCCGGCGCGGTCGGCATACCGCAGCTGCTTGCCGAGCTTGCCACCGTCGAGCACCGCCTCGGTGTTGATCCCGCCGTGCCGCAGCTGCGAGGCCAGCGCGAGCTGGTCGTCCAGCAGCTCGGCGTCCACCTGCGGCACCAGCACCTGGACCGTCGACTCCGCCGCCGACGCCTCGATGAGGCCGGCCTCACGCAGCTGCCAGAACAGCCGGGAGAGCCCGATGGAGATCCCGACCCCGGGCAGGCGCGACTTGGTGTACTGCCCCGCCAGGTCGTCGTAGCGACCCCCGGAGCAGATCGAGCCGAGCTCGGGGTGCTCGTCGAGGGTCGTCTCGTAGACGGTGCCGGTGTAGTAGTCGAGCCCCCGGGCGATGGAGAAGTTGAGGCAGTAGTTGTCCTCCGGCACCCCGAGCGCGCGCACCAGCCCGAGCACCTCACGCAGCTCGGCCACGCCCCGGGCCAGCTCCTCGCTCCCGGCCGACCCGGCCGACACCTCATCCAATCGCGCCAGGGCGTCGTCGTGCCCGGTCGAGCGGGTCTGCACGAAGGCGAGGATCTGCTCGACCACGTCGACGCCCAGCCCGAAGCCCTCACCCGTCAAGGTGGTCCGCAGGTAGTCGGCACCGCGCTTGTCCAGCTTGTCGACCTCGCGCAGCACCGCGGCCTGGGCCTGCGGGTCGCCGATCCCGAGGTCCTCGTAGAACCCGCGCAGCAGCCTGCGGTTGTTGATCTGGATGGTGAAGTCGCCGATGGCGAGGTCGGCGAAGATCGCGTTGATGATCGCCGGAGCCTCAGCGTCGTGCCGGACCGACAGCTCGTCCTTGCCGATGACGTCGACGTCGCACTGGTAGAACTCCCGGAACCGCCCCCGCTGCGGCCGCTCGCCGCGGTAGACCCGCTGCATCTGGTAGCGCCGGAACGGGAAGGTGAGCTGGTGCTCGTGCTCGGCGACGTAGCGCGCCAGCGGCACGGTGAGGTCGAAGCGCAGCGCCAGCTCGGGCAGCGTCTCCTCGGCGCCGTCCTGCGAGCGCGCCTTCTCCAGCGCCCCGGTCGACTGGGCGAAGTAGACCTGGCGCTCGGTCTCCCCGCCGGTCTTGGTCAGCAGGACGTCGGAGCGCTCGAAGACGGGGGTCTCGATCGGGAGGAAGCCGAAGCGCTCGTAGCCGGAGCGAATCGAGTCCAGCATCCGCTGGAAGGCGATCTGCTCGGGCGGCAGCAGCTCGAGGACACCGGACGGCGTGCGCGGGGAGATCACCCGCGAGAGTCTATCGAGCGGTATGCCGTCGCCCTCCCAGGCCGTCCACACGCGCACGGGGCATAGTGGTGCCATGAGCACCGGAGCTGCGTTGCCCCCGTCCTTCGAGCTGTCCTCGCGGGAGGGGATCACCCCGGCGCAGCTGCGCGAGGTGGGTGAGCAGCTGCAGCGCTTCCTGCTCGAGTACGAGTTCGGGCTGCGCGAGGTCGAGACCAAGATCGAGATCCTGCGCGACGAGTTCTCCCACATGCACGACTACAACCCGATCGAGCACGTCTCCAGCCGGGTCAAGTCGCCCGACAGCCTGCGCGAGAAGGTCGTGCGCCGCGGGCTGGCGATGGACCTGGACACGATCCGGCGCGAGATCACCGACATCGCCGGCATCCGCGTCTCCTGCAGCTTCGTCACCGACGCCTACCGCATCTTCGACCTGCTGACCCAGCAGGACGACATCACGATCCGGCGCGTCTCGGACTACATCGCCCACCCCAAGCCCAACGGCTACAAGAGCCTCCACGCGATCATCGAGATCCCGGTCTTCCTGTCGACCGGGCGGGTCGAGGTCCCGGTGGAGGTCCAGCTACGCACCATCGCCATGGACTTCTGGGCCAGCACCGAGCACAAGATCCACTACAAGTACGACGGCAACGTCCCGGGCACGCTGCTCGACGAGCTCAAGACGGCGGCGGACAGCGCCGCCGAGCTGGACGCGCGGATGCACCGGCTGCACCGCGAGCTCCACGGTCAGAGCGAGGTCAGGTAGGGGTTGGTCGCCCGCTCGCGCGCGATCGTCGTCGCCGGGCCGTGGCCGGGCAGCACCAACGAGGAGTCGGCCAGGGGCAGGACGACGTCGCGCAGGCTGCGCTGCATCGCCGCCGGGTCCCCGCCCGGCAGGTCGGTCCGCCCGATCGAGCCGGCGAAGAGCACGTCCCCGGAGAGCACGGTGCGGTCCAGCTCCTCCCCCGGTATGCCCTCCGGCAGCCCCTGCGTCGTGAACAGCACCGATCCCTCGGTGTGGCCCGGCGCATGGGCGACGCCGATGCGCAGGCCCGCCAGCTCCAGCTCCTGCGCGTCGGTGATCTCCACGACGTCCTCGGGCTCGGCCCAGGTCGCACGGCGGCCGAACTGCTGCTCCATCGCCAGGATGAGCTCGGGGCTCATCGAGGACAGCGGGTCCACCAGGCGGTAGCGGTCGTCGGTGTGGATGAACGGGCTGACTGCGGTGGTGCCCCGGCAGACAGGGGTGACGGCATACACGTGGTCGAGGTGGCCGTGGGTGAGCAGGACCGCCGCCGGCCGCAGCCGGTGCTCGGCCAGCAGGTCCTGCACGCGGTTCTCCACGCCGATGCCGGGGTCCACGATGAGGCACTCCTCGCCCTCGGCCGGGGCGACGATGTAGCAGTTGGTGGCGAAGGCGTCGGCGACGACGCTGCGGACGAACATGCCACCGACCCTACGCACCTGCGGGGCGGGCACCTCGCCGGGGCCGGTGCAGGTCGGCCGGGTAGGGTCGGAGCGTCCACGCCATGTCGAGACGGCCCCGATGGCCGTGCTCGCGGTCCCCGCCAGAGAGGCCACCACCGTGTCCGAGCAGACGCCCACCCCGACCGAGCCGGAGGAGTCGGCCGCCGAGCCCCAGGTGGCCGCCACCCAGGACGTCGAGCCGCAGCCGGCGCCGGAGGCGCCCGCCGGGACGCAGGAGGAGCCGGACCCGCAGCCGACCGCCGAGCCCGAGCCCGAGCCCGAGGCGGAGTCGACCCCCGAGGCCGCGCCGGAGCCGCAGCCGGAAGCGGTCGCGCAGGCTGACTCGGAGGCCGCGCCGGAGCCGCAGCCGGAAGCGGTCGCGCAGGCTGACTCGGAGGCCGCGCCGGAGCCGCAGCCGGAAGCGGTCGCGCAGGCTGACTCGGAGGCCGCGCCGGAGCCGGAGGCGACCCCCCAGCCGGAGGCCGCGCCCCGCCCCAAGCCCTCGGCGCCCTCCCCCGCGATGTTCGCCGCGCGCAAGGCCGCGCCGCGGCCCGCGGCCGGCGGTGGTGCCCCCACCCCGGAGCCGCACCCGGACCCGAGCGAGTCGATGAAGCACGGGCGCGTCGGGGAGGACGGCACCGTCTTCGTCGTCGCCGCGGACGGCTCCGAGCGCGAGGTCGGCTCCTACCCCGGGGCCACGCCGGATGAGGCGCTGGCCTACTTCGCGCGGAAGTACGACGAGATGCTGGCCTCCGCCGACCTGCTCAAGGCACGGCTGGCGGGCACCGAGGTCTCCGCGCACGACGCCCGGCAGTCGCTGGCCCATCTCAAGGAGCAGATCGGGGAGGCGCACGTGGTGGGTGACCTCGCCGCGCTCTCCGCGGTCGTGAAGCACCTCGAGGAGGACGTCAAGGTCCGCTCCCGCACCGAGCAGGAGGAGCGCCTCAAGGCCAAGGCGGAGGCCGCGCAGGAGCGGGAGAAGCTGGTCCTCGAGGCCGAGAAGCTCGCCGGCACCGAGCCGGCCAAGGTGCAGTGGAAGCAGAGCAGCGCCCGGGTCCGCGCGCTGCTCGACGAGTGGAAGGCGCACCAGCGCTCCGGGCCCCGCCTGGACAAGGAGCTGGAGAACGCCCTGTGGCAGCGCTTCAGCCACGCGCGGTCCGACTTCGACAAGATGCGCAAGAACTGGTTCGCCCAGCTCGACGAGGAGCACGCCAGCGCCAAGGGCACCAAGGAGCGCCTGGTCCGCGAGGCGGAGACACTCTCCACGAGCAAGGACTGGGGCGCGACAGCCGGGGCCTTCAAGCGCCTCATGCAGGACTGGAAGCGGGCCGGCCGCGCCTCGCGCGCCGACGACGACGCCCTGTGGGCGCGCTTCAAGGCGGCCCAGGACTCCTTCTTCGACGCCAAGGACGAGGTGGTCGCCGCCGAGGAGGCGGAGTTCACCGAGAACCTCAAGGTCAAGGAGGGGCTGCTGCAGGAGGCCGAGGCGCTCGCCGTCGACGAGGGACGTCTGGACCAGACCAAGGCCGAGCTGCGCAAGATCCAGGACCGCTGGGACGCCGCCGGCAAGGTGCCACGGGCGGACATCAAGCGGGTCGAGAACCGGCTGCGGGCCGTCGAGCAGAAGGTCCGGGACATCGAGGACTCGCAGTGGAAGCGGACCGATCCCGAGCTCAACGCCCGGGCGCAGTCCATGGTCGACCAGCTCGAGCGCGCCGTGCAGGGCCTCGAGGCCGACCTCGCGGCCGCCCAGGCCGCCGGCGAGGAGAAGAAGGCCCAGGACCTCGAGGCCGAGCTGTCGACGAAGAAGCTGTGGCTGAGCTCGGCGCGCGGAGGTCTCGGCCGGTGAGCAGCCTCACCCGCCTCGCGACCCAGGTGAGCGAGGTCGCCGACGGCCTGTGCGCCTACCTCGACGCCTCTCCTTCCCCCTTCCACGCGGTGCACGCCGCGCAGGAGCTGCTCACCGACGCCGGCTTCACCGAGGTCGACGAGACCGAGCCGACCCCGTCCGCACCGGGCAGCTATGTCGTCCGGCGCGGGGGCTCGCTCATCGCCTGGTCCACCGCCCACCTGCCCGCCGACCGGCCGGCGCACACGGCATACCGCGTGGTGGGGGCGCACACCGACTCCCCCAACCTGCGGATCAAGCCGCAGCCGGACTGGGCCCGTGCCGGGTGGCAGATGCTCGGGGTCGAGGTCTACGGCGGCGCGCTGACCAACTCCTGGCTGGACCGCGACCTCGGCCTGTCCGGTCGCGTCGCGGTGCGGGACACGACCGCGCCGCACGGGATCGCCCAGCTGCTGTGGCGCTGCGACGACCCGCTGCTGCGCGTGTCGCAGCTGGCCATCCACCTCGACCGCACCGTGCGCACCGAGGGGCTCAAGCTCAACGACCAGGAGCACCTGGCCCCGCACTGGAGCACGGGCGCCGAGCGCACCTCCTTCCGCGACTGGCTCGCGCAGCAGGTCGACGTCGCGCCGGAGGACCTGCTCGGCTTCGACGCCATGACCCACGACCTCACCCCGGCGCGCCGCATCGGCGGCGAGGGCGAGCTCGTCGCCTCCGCACGGCTGGACAACCTCGCCACCTCGTATGCCGCGGTGCGGGCGCTGCTGCAGGCGGTCGCCGACCCCGGTGAGGGCGGCGCCGCCGACTCGGTCCCGGTCATCGTGCTCTTCGACCACGAGGAGGTCGGCAGCACCTCCGAGCGCGGTGCCCAGTCCACCTTTCTGCCCTCGTGGCTGGAGCGGATCGTGCTCGCCGCCGGAGGCGGCCGCGAGGAATACTGGCGGGCGCTGGCCGGGTCGGTCATCGCCTCGGGCGACATGGCGCACGCCACGCACCCCAACTACGCGGAGCGGCACGAGCCCGGCCACCCGATCCTCATGAACGGCGGGCCGGTGCTCAAGGTCAACACCAACCTGCGCTACGCCACCGACTCCCTGGGCGCGGCCGCCTTCACGCTGGCCTGCGAGCAGGCGGGCGTGCCGATGCAGACCTTCGTCACCCGCTCGGACCTGCCGTGCGGCTCGACCGTCGGCCCGATGACCTCGGCGCTCACCGGCGCCACCACGGTCGACTTCGGCGCCCCCGTGCTCTCGATGCACTCGACGCGCGAGATCTGCGGGACGCTGGACCAGGCCGGGTATGCCGCCGCCCTCGCCGCCTTCCTCTCCCCCGCCTGAGCCCTCCCCCGAATTCGACTACTGGAAACGTCGCCATGGCGACGTTTCCAGTAGTCGAATTCCGGCAGGTGGCGGAGGTATGCCGGGCAGCCGGGGCTCAGGAGGTACGCCGGACGACCGGGGCTCAGGAGGCCTGCGGGGCCGCTGGGGCTCAGGAGGCGTCGGTGGCGGCTGCGGTCTCGCGGCGGTGCGGGTCGGTGCTCGTCGTGCCGGTGACGCGGTAGGCGTCCAGCACGGCGGGGATCCGGCGGACGGCGCGGAGCACCGACTCCAGGTGTGAGGGGTCGGCCATCTCGAAGGTGAACTTGCTCAGCGCCACCCGGTCCCGGCTGGTCTGCACCGAGGCCGACAGGATGTTGACGTGCTGCTCGGAGAGCACCCGGGTGATGTCGGAGAGCAGCGCCGCCCGGTCCAGCGCCTCGACCTGCATGTTGACCAGGAAGAGGCTGCGCTCGGTCGGCGCCCAGGCCACCCGGATGATGCGCTCGGGCGACTTGGACTGCAGCTCCAGGGCGTTGGTGCAGTCGGTGCGGTGCACCGACACCCCCTTGCCGTGGGTGACGAAGCCCAGGATGGGGTCGCCCGGTACCGGCGTGCAGCAGCGGGCGATCTTGACCCAGATGTCGTCGGCGCCGACGACGGTGACCCCGGGGTCGGCCTGGGCTACGCGGCCACGGCGCGGCCGCACCGCCTCGGCCAGGTCCTCCTCGGTGCCGTCCTCCCCGCCGAGCGTCGCCAGCAGCTGCTTGACGACGTGCTGCGCCGACACGTGCCCCTCGCCGACGGCGGCGAAGAGCCCGTCGATGTCCTTGTAGTTGAGGCCCTGCGCCACGGCCGTCAGCGTGTCGTGCCGCATGAGCCGCTGCAGCGGGGCGTTCTGCTTGCGCAGCACCTTGGCGATCTCGTCCTTGCCGGAGTCGACCATCTCCTCGCGGCGCTCGCGGGTGAACCACTGCCGGATCTTGTTGCGCGCGCGGGGGCTCTTGACGAAGGTCAGCCAGTCGCGGCTGGGCCCGGCGTCCTGGGCCTTGCTCGTGATGATCTCGCAGACGTCGCCGTTGGCCAGCTCGGAGTCCAGCGGGGCGAGCTTGCCGTTGACCCGACCACCCACGCAGCGGTGCCCGACCTCGGTGTGGACGGCGTAGGCGAAGTCGACCGGGGTCGCACCGGCGGGCAGCGCCATGACGTCGCCGTCCGGGGTGAAGACGTAGACCTCGGCGGCGCCCATCTCGAAGCGCAGCGAGTCGAGGAACTCGCCGGGGTCTGAGGTCTCCTGCTGCCAGTCGATGAGCTGCCGGAGCCACTGCATACCCTCCAGCGCTCCGGGCGCCCCGTCGGGACCGGCGACGGCCTTGGTGCCGTCCGGGCTCTGCTCCTTGTACTTCCAGTGCGCGGCGACGCCGTACTCCGCCCGGCGGTGCATCTGGTAGGTGCGAATCTGGATCTCCACCGGCTTGCCGCTCGGCCCGATCACGGTCGTGTGCAGCGACTGGTACATGTTGAACTTCGGCATCGCGATGTAGTCCTTGAACCGCCCCGGCACCGGGTTCCACCGATTGTGCAGGGCGCCGAGCACCGCGTAGCAGTCCTGGATCGACTCGACGAGCACGCGCACGCCGACCAGGTCGTAGATCTTGTCGAAGTCGTGCCCCCGCACGATCATCTTCTGGTAGACCGAGTAGTAGTGCTTGGGCCGCCCGGTCACCGTGGCCCGGATCTTGGCCCCGCGCAGCTCGTCACCGATCTCGCCGCGGATGCGGGAGAGCATCTCCTCG
This window contains:
- a CDS encoding M18 family aminopeptidase, which translates into the protein MSSLTRLATQVSEVADGLCAYLDASPSPFHAVHAAQELLTDAGFTEVDETEPTPSAPGSYVVRRGGSLIAWSTAHLPADRPAHTAYRVVGAHTDSPNLRIKPQPDWARAGWQMLGVEVYGGALTNSWLDRDLGLSGRVAVRDTTAPHGIAQLLWRCDDPLLRVSQLAIHLDRTVRTEGLKLNDQEHLAPHWSTGAERTSFRDWLAQQVDVAPEDLLGFDAMTHDLTPARRIGGEGELVASARLDNLATSYAAVRALLQAVADPGEGGAADSVPVIVLFDHEEVGSTSERGAQSTFLPSWLERIVLAAGGGREEYWRALAGSVIASGDMAHATHPNYAERHEPGHPILMNGGPVLKVNTNLRYATDSLGAAAFTLACEQAGVPMQTFVTRSDLPCGSTVGPMTSALTGATTVDFGAPVLSMHSTREICGTLDQAGYAAALAAFLSPA
- a CDS encoding RelA/SpoT family protein, translated to MSEPAATTPPTRVGGGLRPRWARLGGTRASTNPALEPLLRSVRATHPKADLALVERAYAVADEMHKGQLRKSGDAYITHPLAVATILAELGMTPSTIAAALLHDTVEDTPYSLAQLRKDFGDEIAMMVDGVTKLDKVTYGDAAQAETVRKMVVAMARDIRVLVIKLADRLHNARTWRYVSAESAARKAGETLEIYAPLAHRLGMNTIKWELEDLSFAQLYPKVYDEIVRMVADRAPAREEMLSRIRGEIGDELRGAKIRATVTGRPKHYYSVYQKMIVRGHDFDKIYDLVGVRVLVESIQDCYAVLGALHNRWNPVPGRFKDYIAMPKFNMYQSLHTTVIGPSGKPVEIQIRTYQMHRRAEYGVAAHWKYKEQSPDGTKAVAGPDGAPGALEGMQWLRQLIDWQQETSDPGEFLDSLRFEMGAAEVYVFTPDGDVMALPAGATPVDFAYAVHTEVGHRCVGGRVNGKLAPLDSELANGDVCEIITSKAQDAGPSRDWLTFVKSPRARNKIRQWFTRERREEMVDSGKDEIAKVLRKQNAPLQRLMRHDTLTAVAQGLNYKDIDGLFAAVGEGHVSAQHVVKQLLATLGGEDGTEEDLAEAVRPRRGRVAQADPGVTVVGADDIWVKIARCCTPVPGDPILGFVTHGKGVSVHRTDCTNALELQSKSPERIIRVAWAPTERSLFLVNMQVEALDRAALLSDITRVLSEQHVNILSASVQTSRDRVALSKFTFEMADPSHLESVLRAVRRIPAVLDAYRVTGTTSTDPHRRETAAATDAS
- a CDS encoding MBL fold metallo-hydrolase, coding for MFVRSVVADAFATNCYIVAPAEGEECLIVDPGIGVENRVQDLLAEHRLRPAAVLLTHGHLDHVYAVTPVCRGTTAVSPFIHTDDRYRLVDPLSSMSPELILAMEQQFGRRATWAEPEDVVEITDAQELELAGLRIGVAHAPGHTEGSVLFTTQGLPEGIPGEELDRTVLSGDVLFAGSIGRTDLPGGDPAAMQRSLRDVVLPLADSSLVLPGHGPATTIARERATNPYLTSL
- a CDS encoding GTP pyrophosphokinase gives rise to the protein MSTGAALPPSFELSSREGITPAQLREVGEQLQRFLLEYEFGLREVETKIEILRDEFSHMHDYNPIEHVSSRVKSPDSLREKVVRRGLAMDLDTIRREITDIAGIRVSCSFVTDAYRIFDLLTQQDDITIRRVSDYIAHPKPNGYKSLHAIIEIPVFLSTGRVEVPVEVQLRTIAMDFWASTEHKIHYKYDGNVPGTLLDELKTAADSAAELDARMHRLHRELHGQSEVR
- a CDS encoding DUF349 domain-containing protein — protein: MSEQTPTPTEPEESAAEPQVAATQDVEPQPAPEAPAGTQEEPDPQPTAEPEPEPEAESTPEAAPEPQPEAVAQADSEAAPEPQPEAVAQADSEAAPEPQPEAVAQADSEAAPEPEATPQPEAAPRPKPSAPSPAMFAARKAAPRPAAGGGAPTPEPHPDPSESMKHGRVGEDGTVFVVAADGSEREVGSYPGATPDEALAYFARKYDEMLASADLLKARLAGTEVSAHDARQSLAHLKEQIGEAHVVGDLAALSAVVKHLEEDVKVRSRTEQEERLKAKAEAAQEREKLVLEAEKLAGTEPAKVQWKQSSARVRALLDEWKAHQRSGPRLDKELENALWQRFSHARSDFDKMRKNWFAQLDEEHASAKGTKERLVREAETLSTSKDWGATAGAFKRLMQDWKRAGRASRADDDALWARFKAAQDSFFDAKDEVVAAEEAEFTENLKVKEGLLQEAEALAVDEGRLDQTKAELRKIQDRWDAAGKVPRADIKRVENRLRAVEQKVRDIEDSQWKRTDPELNARAQSMVDQLERAVQGLEADLAAAQAAGEEKKAQDLEAELSTKKLWLSSARGGLGR